A stretch of Campylobacter showae DNA encodes these proteins:
- a CDS encoding TRAP transporter substrate-binding protein, whose amino-acid sequence MKKFLAVLAAFGLALSANAADKTYKLKLASTWESTTPVLGDAAKEFKRVVETLSDGRLEVRIDYPSKHKSPFGILDFVKGGQYDIGYTASYYYKGKDANTMFFTAVPFGMTATELRAWYEFGGGKQLEEKVYDKYNIKVFLAGDTGTQMGGWFKKEIKSVDDLKGLKIRIPGFGGEVMARVGATINTIPTGELYMALEMGTIDSVEWVSPAFDMGLGFHKIAKYYYTGWQEPSGQTQFFVNKKTYEKLPADLQAVIEAAANEVASMLNSRSFFDNAEYWAKMKAEYPDIEVRSFPQDVMDALRKASDEILDEEAAKDPLFKEILDSQRAFLAKAREWTKISEFSYIQKTTK is encoded by the coding sequence ATGAAAAAGTTTTTAGCGGTTTTGGCTGCTTTCGGTTTAGCGCTAAGCGCGAACGCAGCGGACAAAACCTATAAGCTAAAGCTAGCCAGCACCTGGGAGAGCACGACTCCGGTTTTGGGCGATGCGGCGAAAGAATTTAAGCGCGTCGTCGAGACGCTAAGCGATGGCAGGCTAGAGGTTAGGATAGACTATCCCTCTAAGCACAAATCCCCGTTTGGTATCCTAGACTTCGTAAAAGGCGGCCAGTACGATATCGGCTACACGGCGTCTTACTACTACAAGGGCAAGGACGCAAATACTATGTTTTTTACCGCCGTACCTTTCGGTATGACCGCAACTGAGCTTCGCGCTTGGTATGAATTCGGCGGCGGCAAGCAGCTAGAGGAAAAAGTTTACGACAAATACAATATTAAAGTTTTCCTTGCGGGGGATACCGGCACGCAAATGGGCGGCTGGTTTAAAAAAGAGATCAAAAGCGTAGATGATCTAAAAGGCCTAAAGATCAGGATCCCTGGCTTTGGCGGCGAGGTTATGGCGCGCGTGGGAGCGACGATAAACACTATCCCAACCGGCGAGCTATATATGGCGCTAGAGATGGGCACGATCGACTCGGTCGAGTGGGTTAGCCCTGCGTTTGATATGGGTCTTGGCTTTCACAAGATCGCTAAATACTACTACACCGGCTGGCAAGAGCCGAGCGGTCAGACTCAGTTTTTCGTAAATAAAAAGACTTACGAAAAGCTACCTGCCGACCTTCAGGCCGTGATCGAGGCTGCGGCTAACGAGGTAGCTAGCATGCTAAATAGCCGCTCGTTCTTTGATAACGCCGAGTACTGGGCCAAAATGAAGGCCGAGTATCCTGATATCGAGGTTCGCTCGTTTCCGCAGGACGTTATGGACGCGCTTAGAAAGGCGAGCGACGAAATCCTAGACGAAGAGGCGGCGAAAGATCCACTATTTAAGGAGATTTTGGACTCTCAAAGAGCGTTTTTGGCTAAGGCTCGCGAGTGGACGAAAATTTCCGAGTTCTCATATATCCAAAAAACTACGAAATAA
- the recR gene encoding recombination mediator RecR, producing MKKGLEKFNELVAAFERLPGVGKKSAQRYAYHVCLKDSFGGLKLAQSIEDAVRFTGKCQICGGLSEDEICDICSDETRDKELLAVVESPKDILVFEQSAIYRGRYFVLEEITPEQTEKLREVIRQNGVTEIIFALTPGLSSDAVMVFIEDKLSDLGVKFSKIAQGVPTGVNLENIDLLSLMKALDSRTEL from the coding sequence TTGAAAAAAGGGCTTGAAAAATTTAACGAACTCGTGGCAGCCTTTGAGCGGTTGCCCGGCGTTGGCAAAAAGTCTGCCCAGCGCTACGCCTATCACGTATGCCTAAAGGATAGCTTCGGCGGACTAAAGCTCGCTCAAAGCATCGAGGACGCCGTGAGATTTACGGGCAAATGTCAAATTTGCGGCGGGCTTAGCGAGGATGAAATTTGCGACATTTGCAGCGACGAAACGCGAGATAAGGAGCTACTAGCAGTCGTAGAAAGCCCAAAGGATATCCTAGTTTTCGAGCAAAGCGCGATCTACCGCGGTCGCTACTTCGTGCTAGAAGAGATAACGCCAGAGCAAACCGAGAAACTGCGCGAGGTCATCCGCCAAAACGGCGTAACCGAGATTATTTTCGCGCTAACGCCGGGGCTTAGCAGCGACGCGGTGATGGTATTTATCGAGGATAAGCTAAGCGATTTGGGAGTCAAATTTAGCAAGATAGCCCAAGGCGTACCAACGGGCGTAAATCTCGAGAACATCGATCTTCTATCACTCATGAAAGCGCTTGATAGCAGAACTGAGCTATAA
- a CDS encoding ArsS family sensor histidine kinase, which yields MRYSLTTKISVVFALAFSLVCILFYTFASIQLDNALEKIKNKQLNAINYLIASYEKSNPPSDLTNYFRNFGLTYVKSDKTVANVISTGKTVFAKQTQLGLFQSLLFQDSLYLQIKNPSFQILLESDDTKNINDPIWVGFILTTALLVSLYVSVMKSLMPLKKLSSDIRKFGAGNMDVNIAKPDSDDEIAKVAIEFDAAASKIRELLRSRQLFLRTIMHELKTPIGKGRIVSEMVQNPTHKTRLIAIFERLDMLINEFGKIEQLLSKNYALNYQESYFSNILDQARDMLMLDKFEEKVSVDIRRDILLRVDFGLFSLAIKNLIDNALKYADDKKAQVICDADGIVVRNLGQPLQNPIEYYMQAFIREKGSKSSGMGLGLYIIDHICRMHKFSLKYSYEDGFHSFKICTDPKESVEKRA from the coding sequence ATGAGATACTCCTTAACCACGAAGATTTCGGTAGTTTTCGCGCTGGCGTTTTCGCTTGTTTGCATTTTGTTTTATACGTTTGCTAGCATACAGCTAGATAACGCGTTAGAAAAGATAAAAAACAAGCAGCTAAACGCGATAAACTACCTCATCGCCTCATACGAAAAGTCAAATCCGCCTAGCGATTTGACTAATTATTTTAGAAATTTCGGACTAACCTACGTCAAAAGCGACAAAACCGTCGCAAACGTCATAAGCACGGGCAAGACGGTCTTTGCCAAGCAAACGCAGCTGGGACTATTTCAGTCATTGCTTTTTCAGGATAGTTTGTATCTGCAGATCAAAAATCCTTCGTTTCAAATTTTACTCGAAAGCGACGATACGAAAAACATAAACGACCCGATTTGGGTGGGTTTTATCCTCACGACGGCGCTTCTTGTATCGCTTTACGTTTCGGTGATGAAGTCGCTGATGCCGCTTAAAAAACTAAGCTCTGATATCAGGAAATTTGGCGCCGGAAATATGGACGTAAATATCGCCAAACCCGACTCCGACGACGAGATCGCCAAGGTCGCGATAGAATTTGACGCCGCAGCTAGCAAGATCAGAGAGCTTTTGCGCTCTAGGCAGCTGTTTTTACGTACGATCATGCACGAGCTAAAAACGCCGATCGGCAAGGGGCGCATAGTCTCTGAAATGGTGCAAAATCCTACGCACAAAACGCGCTTGATAGCGATATTTGAGCGCCTTGACATGCTCATAAACGAGTTTGGCAAGATCGAGCAGCTGCTATCCAAAAACTACGCGCTAAACTATCAGGAGTCGTACTTTTCAAACATCCTTGACCAGGCGCGCGACATGCTGATGCTCGATAAATTTGAAGAAAAAGTGAGCGTAGATATCCGCCGAGATATATTGCTACGCGTGGATTTCGGGCTCTTTTCGCTCGCGATAAAAAATCTCATAGATAACGCCCTAAAATACGCCGACGACAAAAAGGCGCAGGTTATCTGCGACGCGGACGGTATCGTCGTGAGAAATCTAGGTCAACCGCTGCAAAATCCTATCGAGTACTACATGCAAGCCTTTATCCGTGAAAAGGGCAGCAAAAGCAGCGGCATGGGGCTAGGCCTTTACATCATCGACCACATCTGCCGTATGCACAAATTTAGCCTAAAGTATTCCTACGAGGACGGCTTCCACTCATTTAAAATTTGCACCGATCCAAAGGAAAGCGTTGAAAAAAGGGCTTGA
- a CDS encoding response regulator transcription factor, giving the protein MINVLMIEDDPEFAQILSEYLSDFNIKVTNFEDPYLGLSAGVKNFDLLILDLTLPGMDGLEVCKEIRSKYNIPIIISSARSDISDKVVGLQLGADDYLPKPYDPKEMYARIMSLIRRYKKTNEVQEEVVDTLFRIDERRHEIYYNNESLTLTPAEYEILSYLIKQHSFSVSREQLVYNCKSLKDKDSKSLDVIIGRLRTKIGDSSKAPKHIFSVRGIGYKLIG; this is encoded by the coding sequence ATGATTAATGTTTTAATGATTGAAGACGATCCGGAATTCGCGCAAATCCTATCCGAGTACTTGAGCGATTTTAATATAAAAGTAACAAATTTCGAAGATCCTTATTTGGGACTAAGCGCGGGAGTAAAAAATTTCGATCTGCTTATCCTAGACCTTACCTTGCCTGGCATGGACGGCCTAGAAGTGTGCAAAGAGATCCGTAGCAAATACAACATCCCTATCATCATCTCCTCTGCTCGCAGCGACATCAGCGATAAGGTCGTGGGCCTGCAGCTAGGCGCGGACGACTATCTACCAAAGCCATACGATCCAAAAGAGATGTACGCGCGCATAATGAGCCTAATCCGCCGCTACAAAAAGACCAACGAAGTGCAAGAAGAGGTCGTAGATACGCTGTTTAGGATAGACGAGCGCAGACACGAAATCTACTACAACAACGAAAGCCTAACGCTAACGCCGGCCGAGTATGAAATTTTGAGCTACCTTATCAAACAACATAGCTTTTCAGTCTCTCGCGAGCAGCTGGTTTATAACTGCAAAAGCCTAAAAGACAAGGACTCAAAGAGCCTAGACGTCATCATCGGCAGACTAAGAACCAAGATCGGCGACAGCTCAAAAGCGCCTAAACATATATTTTCGGTACGCGGAATAGGCTATAAACTCATAGGATGA
- the dnaJ gene encoding molecular chaperone DnaJ, which translates to MEIDYYEILEISKNSDSETIKKAFRKLALKYHPDRNQGDKEAEENFKKVNEAYQVLGDEEKRAIYDRYGKAGLEGRGGFSSSGFSADFDLGDIFNSFFGGGFSPGASSRKRSSDKYPLDLEIALRIKFNEAVFGTEKEIEFTIKKPCQTCKGSGSKDGKTHVCPHCEGRGRISQQRGFMSFVQECPYCNGTGETVKDRCSDCGGSGYKEERQSVKVNIPEGIDDGMRMRVSEKGNVSSTGARGDLYVHIEVEADEHFVRHESDVYIEIPVFFTQAVLGETITIPTLKGTTELKLPVGAKDKQQFVFDGLGIKNVNSKRYGRLVAQISIKTPKELTDEQISLLNQLQESFGIKAGKASYDEEEDEGILDKIKGWFKGEEADSKGKKKSKKA; encoded by the coding sequence GTGGAAATAGACTACTACGAAATTTTAGAAATCAGTAAAAATAGCGACTCTGAAACCATAAAAAAAGCATTTAGAAAACTAGCGCTAAAGTACCATCCAGACCGCAATCAAGGCGACAAAGAGGCGGAAGAAAATTTTAAAAAGGTAAACGAAGCCTACCAGGTGCTAGGCGACGAGGAAAAGCGCGCGATATACGATAGATACGGCAAAGCGGGGCTTGAGGGCAGAGGCGGCTTTAGCTCTAGCGGATTTAGCGCGGATTTTGATTTGGGCGATATCTTTAACTCGTTTTTTGGCGGCGGATTTAGCCCTGGCGCAAGCAGCCGTAAAAGAAGCAGCGACAAATATCCGCTCGATCTAGAGATAGCTCTTAGGATCAAATTTAACGAAGCGGTGTTCGGCACCGAAAAAGAGATAGAATTTACGATAAAAAAACCGTGCCAAACCTGCAAAGGCAGCGGCTCGAAAGACGGCAAAACGCACGTATGTCCGCACTGTGAGGGCAGGGGCCGGATATCGCAGCAAAGGGGCTTTATGAGCTTCGTGCAGGAATGTCCGTACTGTAACGGCACGGGCGAAACGGTCAAGGATAGATGCTCTGATTGCGGCGGTAGCGGCTACAAAGAAGAACGCCAAAGCGTGAAAGTAAATATCCCCGAAGGCATCGACGACGGTATGCGTATGCGCGTGAGCGAAAAGGGCAATGTATCATCAACCGGCGCTAGAGGCGATCTATACGTGCATATCGAAGTTGAGGCCGACGAGCATTTCGTGCGTCACGAAAGCGACGTTTATATCGAGATTCCGGTATTTTTCACGCAGGCGGTTTTGGGCGAGACGATCACGATCCCGACGCTAAAAGGCACGACCGAGCTAAAGCTACCGGTCGGCGCAAAAGACAAGCAGCAGTTCGTATTTGACGGGCTCGGCATAAAAAACGTAAATAGCAAAAGGTACGGCAGGCTCGTAGCTCAAATCTCCATAAAAACTCCAAAAGAGCTAACGGACGAGCAGATCTCTCTACTAAATCAGCTGCAAGAAAGCTTCGGTATCAAGGCGGGCAAGGCGAGCTACGACGAAGAAGAAGACGAAGGAATTTTGGACAAGATAAAAGGGTGGTTTAAGGGTGAAGAGGCCGATAGTAAAGGCAAGAAAAAGAGCAAAAAGGCGTAA
- a CDS encoding tetratricopeptide repeat protein — protein sequence MNKFIFLAAFAAVSLNAAGCDTDWLQKDCDAGDFESCDNLGLAYIGIKLEECDLDKNYEKAFALFKKACDGEYVRACVNLGVAYRKGEGVKKDEPKAAELYKKACDSGYLLGCANLGSLYEQGLGVKKDAQKAGEIWRKACEAKDGMSCFNLGALYYNAMLGEKDVARAKNYLQKACAYGWNEGCEAAEAIEKAAKR from the coding sequence ATGAATAAATTTATATTTTTAGCCGCTTTTGCGGCGGTTTCTTTAAATGCGGCGGGGTGCGATACGGACTGGCTTCAAAAAGATTGCGACGCGGGCGATTTTGAGAGCTGCGATAACTTAGGGCTTGCCTACATCGGCATCAAGCTTGAAGAGTGCGACCTGGACAAAAACTACGAAAAGGCGTTTGCGCTGTTTAAAAAGGCGTGCGACGGGGAGTACGTGCGCGCTTGCGTAAATTTGGGCGTCGCCTACCGCAAAGGCGAAGGGGTTAAAAAGGACGAGCCAAAGGCTGCCGAGCTCTATAAAAAAGCCTGCGATAGCGGGTATTTGCTGGGTTGTGCGAACTTAGGCTCACTTTACGAGCAGGGGCTCGGCGTCAAAAAAGACGCGCAAAAAGCGGGCGAAATCTGGCGCAAAGCCTGCGAGGCAAAGGACGGGATGTCGTGCTTTAATCTCGGCGCGCTTTACTACAACGCAATGCTCGGCGAAAAAGACGTGGCTCGCGCAAAAAACTATCTGCAAAAGGCGTGCGCCTACGGCTGGAATGAGGGCTGCGAAGCCGCCGAAGCGATAGAAAAAGCCGCGAAACGCTAA
- the uvrC gene encoding excinuclease ABC subunit UvrC: protein MLIDEIRSLPAKPGVYQYFDKAGKLLYVGKAKILKNRVKSYFSFTPELAPSPKVSPRIHKMISEAVHLEYIVTPSEADALILENSFIKQLRPKYNILLRDDKTYPYIYVNLDEDFPRFEITRKIVRGKNIKYFGPYFRGVRELLDALRLSFKLVQSKSALKATGAYLPYQIGYSEAPLISKISPADYAKVVESAIAALNNPLSMLPKLVNLMNKYAQNENYEQAALVRDKINAIKDLDVKIEVDLAKLEDFEVFAVGAEQNLLCAVRFSVHGGKISGVYQNITNAKMSSQGDLNDAYKQIVLESFPAGAPVVSAKIYTLEAFEDASLVEEILTARHGRKFSISVPKIGEKKRICEMALTNAQVFIQKYLKTHDDAFLDELKEYFGLACAPHVIETFDNSHMFGAAAVGAMVRFEHGNFAKEHYRHMHLSHANDYDQMRQMLTERALRFDKLSPPDLWLIDGGQALLDLASDIIASSGANVDILAISKEKIDAKAHRAKGGARDKIYASSGVFTLPVGDRRLQFFQRLRDEAHRFAITFHQKTKRKEDLGASKLADAGVSAGSIAKLVKFYGSFEAIMTATSEEIEKVTNRSVAAKIEQLKESEI, encoded by the coding sequence TTGCTAATCGACGAGATCCGCTCGTTGCCCGCCAAGCCCGGCGTTTATCAGTATTTCGACAAGGCCGGCAAGCTGCTTTACGTCGGCAAGGCTAAAATTTTAAAAAACCGCGTCAAAAGCTACTTTTCATTTACGCCCGAGCTCGCCCCCTCGCCCAAGGTCAGCCCGCGCATACACAAGATGATCAGCGAGGCCGTACACCTCGAGTATATCGTTACTCCCAGCGAAGCCGACGCGCTGATACTAGAAAACTCCTTCATCAAGCAGCTAAGGCCCAAATACAACATCTTGCTGCGCGACGATAAGACTTATCCCTACATATACGTAAATTTGGACGAGGATTTCCCGCGCTTTGAGATCACGCGAAAGATCGTCCGAGGCAAAAATATCAAGTATTTCGGCCCCTATTTTCGCGGCGTGCGCGAGCTTTTGGATGCGCTAAGGCTAAGCTTTAAACTCGTGCAAAGCAAAAGCGCGCTCAAAGCCACGGGCGCATATCTACCTTATCAGATCGGCTACTCCGAGGCCCCTCTCATCAGCAAAATTTCGCCCGCAGACTACGCCAAGGTCGTAGAGAGCGCGATCGCGGCGCTAAATAATCCTCTTTCTATGCTGCCAAAGCTCGTAAATTTGATGAACAAATACGCCCAAAACGAAAACTACGAGCAAGCCGCCCTCGTGCGCGATAAGATCAACGCTATCAAAGACCTAGACGTCAAAATCGAGGTCGATCTGGCTAAGCTCGAGGACTTTGAGGTTTTTGCCGTGGGCGCGGAGCAAAATTTGCTTTGCGCGGTGCGTTTTAGCGTGCACGGCGGCAAGATCAGCGGCGTGTATCAAAACATCACGAACGCAAAAATGAGCTCGCAAGGCGATCTAAACGACGCTTACAAGCAAATCGTTTTAGAGAGCTTCCCGGCTGGCGCGCCAGTCGTGAGCGCTAAAATTTACACGCTAGAAGCCTTTGAGGACGCAAGTCTAGTAGAGGAGATTTTAACCGCTCGCCACGGCCGTAAATTTAGCATATCGGTGCCTAAAATCGGCGAGAAAAAGCGCATCTGCGAGATGGCGCTAACAAACGCACAGGTCTTTATCCAAAAGTACCTAAAAACCCACGACGACGCGTTTTTGGACGAGCTAAAGGAGTATTTTGGCCTCGCATGCGCGCCGCATGTCATCGAGACCTTTGACAACTCGCATATGTTCGGCGCGGCCGCAGTCGGCGCGATGGTGCGCTTTGAGCACGGAAACTTCGCCAAGGAGCACTACCGCCACATGCACCTCTCCCACGCAAACGACTACGATCAGATGCGCCAGATGCTAACAGAGCGTGCTTTGCGGTTTGACAAACTTAGTCCGCCCGATCTCTGGCTCATCGACGGCGGCCAGGCGCTGCTAGACCTCGCCTCGGATATCATCGCTAGCAGCGGCGCAAACGTCGATATACTCGCCATCTCAAAAGAAAAAATAGACGCCAAAGCCCACCGTGCAAAAGGCGGCGCGAGGGATAAAATTTACGCTAGCAGCGGCGTATTTACATTGCCCGTCGGCGACAGACGACTACAGTTTTTTCAGCGTCTTCGTGACGAGGCGCACAGATTTGCCATTACCTTTCATCAAAAAACCAAGCGCAAGGAGGATCTGGGCGCTAGCAAGCTAGCAGACGCCGGCGTATCGGCGGGCAGTATCGCAAAGCTCGTTAAATTTTACGGCAGCTTTGAAGCGATAATGACCGCAACGAGCGAGGAGATAGAAAAGGTGACGAATAGGAGCGTAGCGGCTAAAATCGAGCAGCTAAAAGAGAGTGAAATTTGA
- the nhaD gene encoding sodium:proton antiporter NhaD has product MKIVGLLSLFFALAFGSGDAAGEALNLTTTWVGIASLIIFVVGYFFIATEENFHIDKAKPAIFIGTFMFLLIGFYMLANGLDVHLLQNEVNHLILEISQIVFFLMVAMTYIEALIERDVFNALKYNLVSKGYTYKRLFWLTGVLAFFISPVADNLTTALILSTVLLTIDRNNTNFLVAGAINIVVAANAGGAWSPFGDITTLMAWAAGKAPFIDFFALFPASFIGWLVTAFLLARIVPAGSPHFDPATEQKVSIKKGGKVVIGLGAFTIFSAVMMHQLFHLPAMWGMMFGFSLLSIYTYIYKKTNKNEEPMHVFHYMSKIENNTLFFFFGILAAVGALHFVGFLNYAVSLYDKFGATAVNIGVGFLSAIVDNVPVMSAVLKANPMMGADVGENLSQWLLVTLTAGIGGSMISFGSAAGVGVMGKLKGIYTFGAHMKYAWTVVAGYIVSVVIWYIQFEIFHLYF; this is encoded by the coding sequence ATGAAGATCGTCGGACTTTTGAGTCTGTTTTTCGCTTTGGCCTTCGGTAGCGGCGACGCTGCGGGCGAGGCTTTAAATTTAACGACTACGTGGGTGGGTATCGCGAGCCTCATCATTTTCGTCGTGGGATATTTTTTCATCGCTACGGAGGAAAATTTTCACATCGACAAGGCTAAACCGGCCATATTTATCGGCACTTTTATGTTTCTGCTTATCGGCTTTTATATGCTGGCAAACGGCCTAGACGTGCATTTGTTGCAAAATGAGGTAAATCACCTGATTTTAGAGATTTCGCAGATTGTATTTTTCCTAATGGTCGCGATGACCTATATCGAGGCGCTTATCGAGCGTGACGTATTTAACGCGCTAAAATACAACCTCGTCTCAAAAGGCTATACATACAAAAGACTCTTTTGGCTAACGGGCGTTTTGGCGTTTTTCATTAGCCCGGTCGCCGACAATCTAACTACCGCTCTTATCCTCTCCACTGTACTTTTAACGATAGATAGAAATAATACGAATTTCCTAGTAGCCGGCGCGATAAATATCGTCGTAGCCGCAAACGCAGGCGGCGCATGGAGTCCGTTTGGCGATATCACGACGCTAATGGCGTGGGCTGCGGGCAAGGCTCCTTTTATCGACTTTTTCGCGCTTTTCCCTGCTTCATTTATCGGCTGGCTAGTTACGGCTTTCTTACTAGCGCGCATCGTACCTGCGGGCAGTCCGCATTTTGACCCTGCGACAGAGCAGAAAGTAAGCATCAAAAAGGGCGGTAAAGTCGTTATCGGTCTTGGCGCATTTACGATATTTTCGGCTGTTATGATGCATCAGCTTTTTCACCTACCTGCGATGTGGGGCATGATGTTTGGCTTCTCGCTTCTTAGCATCTACACCTACATCTACAAAAAAACTAATAAAAACGAAGAGCCTATGCACGTCTTTCACTATATGTCAAAGATCGAAAACAACACGCTTTTCTTCTTTTTCGGTATCCTTGCCGCCGTCGGCGCGCTGCACTTCGTCGGATTTTTAAACTATGCCGTTTCTCTTTATGATAAATTTGGCGCCACTGCCGTAAATATAGGTGTCGGCTTCCTGTCTGCTATCGTGGATAACGTCCCTGTTATGTCCGCCGTGCTAAAAGCAAATCCTATGATGGGCGCGGATGTGGGCGAAAATTTAAGCCAGTGGCTATTAGTTACCTTAACTGCGGGTATCGGCGGATCTATGATAAGCTTCGGTTCGGCTGCGGGCGTTGGCGTTATGGGCAAACTAAAAGGCATCTATACCTTCGGCGCGCATATGAAATACGCATGGACCGTGGTTGCCGGCTATATCGTATCGGTCGTGATCTGGTACATACAGTTTGAAATTTTCCATTTGTATTTTTAA
- the guaA gene encoding glutamine-hydrolyzing GMP synthase: protein MNNTIIVLDFGSQYTQLIARRLREQGVYTEILPFNVKVDEIKAKKPKGIILSGGPASVYAPDAYFCDEGVFKLKLPILGICYGMQLLAHKFGAEVAPASHKEYGKASLNVLKSHPLFTDTPEKQIVWMSHSDLVKNLPNGFEAIATSENSPYCVFGDEKRKFYALQFHPEVQHSEFGTQILKNFAKYICGCESTWNMGSFAKTQIAKIKETVGNKKVLCAVSGGVDSSVTAALLAAAIPQNLILVFVDNGLLRTGEREQVEVTFRTKLGVELVSIDASKTFLERLAGVTDPEKKRKIIGETFIEIFEKEAKKHDNVKFLAQGTLYTDIIESSVVGSSKTIKSHHNVGGLPDWMSFELIEPLREIFKDEVRQLGLELGLSRELVFRHPFPGPGLAIRIMGEVNTPSLELLRKADVILRDELKSSGWYNKTWQAFCVLLNVHSVGVMGDNRTYENAVCIRVVDASDGMTASFSRLPYDLLENVSRRIINEVDGINRVVYDISSKPPATIEWE, encoded by the coding sequence ATGAATAACACGATAATAGTTTTGGATTTTGGCTCGCAGTATACTCAGCTCATCGCTAGACGCTTGCGTGAGCAGGGCGTTTATACCGAGATTTTGCCTTTTAACGTCAAGGTCGATGAGATTAAAGCGAAAAAACCAAAAGGCATAATCCTAAGCGGCGGGCCTGCTAGCGTTTATGCACCGGATGCGTATTTTTGCGACGAGGGCGTATTTAAGCTAAAGCTGCCGATTTTAGGCATTTGCTACGGCATGCAGCTTTTGGCGCATAAATTTGGCGCAGAGGTCGCTCCGGCTTCTCACAAAGAGTACGGCAAGGCAAGCCTTAACGTCCTAAAATCTCATCCGCTTTTTACCGATACGCCTGAAAAGCAAATCGTCTGGATGAGCCACTCCGACCTCGTAAAAAACCTACCTAACGGCTTTGAGGCGATCGCGACTAGCGAAAATTCGCCTTATTGCGTGTTTGGCGACGAAAAGCGCAAATTTTACGCTCTGCAGTTTCATCCGGAGGTTCAACACAGCGAGTTTGGTACTCAAATTTTAAAAAATTTCGCCAAATATATCTGTGGCTGCGAAAGCACGTGGAATATGGGCAGCTTTGCTAAAACCCAGATCGCTAAAATCAAAGAAACCGTGGGCAACAAAAAAGTCCTTTGCGCCGTTAGCGGTGGCGTAGATAGCTCCGTAACCGCAGCTCTTTTGGCTGCTGCGATACCGCAAAATTTGATCCTGGTTTTCGTCGATAACGGACTACTTAGAACGGGAGAGCGCGAGCAGGTCGAGGTAACTTTTAGAACAAAGCTTGGTGTCGAGCTAGTTAGCATAGATGCGAGTAAAACTTTCTTAGAAAGGCTTGCTGGCGTAACAGATCCAGAGAAAAAACGTAAGATAATCGGCGAAACTTTCATCGAAATCTTTGAAAAAGAGGCCAAAAAGCACGATAACGTCAAATTTTTAGCCCAGGGTACGCTTTATACCGACATCATCGAAAGCTCGGTCGTGGGATCTAGCAAGACGATCAAAAGCCACCACAATGTCGGCGGACTGCCTGATTGGATGAGCTTTGAGCTGATCGAGCCTTTAAGAGAAATCTTTAAAGACGAAGTGCGTCAGCTAGGACTTGAGCTCGGTCTTTCGCGAGAGCTCGTGTTCCGTCACCCATTCCCAGGTCCGGGCCTTGCGATCCGCATAATGGGTGAGGTAAATACGCCAAGCCTTGAGCTGCTACGCAAAGCCGACGTGATCCTACGCGACGAGCTAAAATCTAGCGGCTGGTACAACAAAACGTGGCAAGCGTTTTGCGTACTGCTAAACGTGCACTCAGTAGGCGTTATGGGCGATAACCGCACTTACGAAAACGCCGTGTGCATACGCGTAGTGGACGCTAGCGACGGTATGACGGCTAGCTTCTCGCGCCTACCGTACGATCTGCTAGAAAACGTCTCTCGCCGTATAATAAACGAAGTAGACGGCATCAACCGCGTAGTTTACGACATCTCTAGCAAACCGCCTGCGACGATAGAGTGGGAGTGA